gcatacatattcattggggaaatcctgaaaacccatctggcttgcggcccttgaggagggacttaggcacccctgccctaaggaaTGATTCAGAACAAGAATACTAGCAGTtcaaggcatctttgaaaagaaagcatttcaacttACAATTGAATCGGTCTAACATGCGTTCTTcccttaggtcaggggtgtcaaagtccctcctcgagggcctagtccagtcgggttttcaggatttccccaatgaatatgcatgagatctattagcataccatgaaagcagtgcatgcaaatagatctcatgcatacatattcattggggaaatcctgaaaacccatctggcttgcggcccttgaggagggacttaggcacccctgccctaaggaaTGATTCAGAACAAGAATACTAGCAGTtcaaggcatctttgaaaagaaagcatttcaacttACAATTGAATCGGTCTAACATGCGTTCTTcccttaggtcaggggtgtcaaagtccctcctcgagggcctagtccagtcgggttttcaggatttccccaatgaatatgcatgagatctattagcataccatgaaagcagtgcatgcaaatagatctcatgcatacatattcattggggaaatcctgaaaacccatctggcttgcggcccttgaggagggacttaggcacccctgccctaaggaaTGATTCAGAACAAGAATACTAGCAGTtcaaggcatctttgaaaagaaagcatttcaacttACAATTGAATCGGTCTAACATGCGTTCTTCCCTTAggtcagaggtgtcaaagtccctcctcgagggcctagtccagtcgggttttcaggatttccccaatgaatatgcatgagatctattagcataccatgaaagcagtgcatgcaaatagatctcatgcatgcatattcattggggaaatcctgaaaacccatctggcttgcggcccttgaggagggacttagGCACCCTGCCCTAAGGAATGATTCAGAACAAGAATACTAGCAGTtcaaggcatctttgaaaagaaagcatttcaacttACAATTGAATCGGTCTAACATGCGTTCTTcccttaggtcaggggtgtcaaaatccctcctcgagggcctagtccagtcgggttttcaggatttccccaatgaatatgcatgagatctattagcataccatgaaagcagtgcatgcaaatagatctcgtgcatattcattggggaaatcctgaaaacccaactggattgcggccctcgaggagggactttgacgcccCTCCTGTAGGACAAAAATGCGGGCTTGGGAGATCCATGAGGTTCGTGCTCGTTTTACTTCCTACCTGCCAGGCATTACAGAGGACGTTTCTGCTTTCTTAGGAAGGTCAGCAATGCCCCGGGTGTACAAACGAAATAGAAGCTGCTATTCGGACCTGGATAAAAGCAGGATCCTCTGGATCTTTATAATACCACTGCTGGTTTAGGTATGGGACAAGCACCCATGATGTAAGGgtgggataaacataaaggatctctaattagaaaacgaaggttgtaaattaaagagctaaggccagtactggacagacttgcctGATCTGTGTCCTACGTGtggtgatttggtataggatgggttgggaagggcatcaatgggaactccactaacttgaggatgttactggccagactttatggtagatatcctgcaaacaggatggttggataggctggagtgagcttggacagaaacttcagcatttggaacctaagccaataccaggtggactttacagtctatgacctagaaatataaaagaaaagacaagttaatttaatcatgtatttttaatggatataactaatgggtggactggatggacagtttaggtctttatctgccatcatttactatgttactatgaagaaAGTTTGCAAAAGGGTATTTGTCTAGCTGTAAAAACAGATTGCGAGCAGTTCCTTTAGTGATCTTTGAGGTTAATTTCTGCTTCTCGCAGGTACattgttgttttttggggttttttttttttaataaacttttttttttccacagatgTACATGTAAGTTAAGGCCAAATTGGTCACAGATTGCCTGTTTAATTTTATTGGTGATTAAAGTTGAAATGTGCAGCCATGTATCAACCAGAGTGTGCTGTGCACTGTTTTAACTTCCTATTTGCACAATGACGTAAACCTATTTTGCCTTCATTGGTAATACAGTAAACTGTTACTGGCACCCATGGGGTttggtggatgctggataactgtagttttTGGATGCTTGAGTTATTGTAAAGTTTTGTTTCCTTTCCCACTTCACTCCCTTCCCACCTTAATctattatccccccccccacccccacttgtaaGTCAAGCTTctatttttcccttctttttgaCACTTTCTcgccctcccttctccccccacttATGGCTCCTGTATCCATTCATCTCTCCTCCCCTGCATCCTGCTggaccctccctcccccaaacagtctgctttctctccctccatctgtGTGGGTCTGGCAGCCTGGATCCCACTCACTTACCGAAGCAGCAGCcggtcagcagaggcagtgctgaaaACAGGCTGCTTACAGCCAGCCCCGGTAGTGCCTTCCTTTCTGCTGACACGTTGGAAGTGACATcttagaggaaaggccctgccagggctggccatcAGCAGCCTGTTTTCAGCTGACCAGCTGTCGATTCTGCTTTGGTGAGGGGGGGGTATTGCGGCTGATGACCGTTGCCTTGCTTCGGAGCTGGAGAGAGGGGGGATTGCGGCTCagtgccgctgctgctttggggacaATTTCTGCCAGTTGCTTGATTAACAGTTAATTGGGATTCTATTGTAATCATATAAGTAAGAATAAACTGCCAAATTGTCTTGAAGCTTGCTAAATGGACATAGTTTTATAAAGTTTAATTGTGAAAAGGTTCTAATTCTTTCATTTTTAGCTCGTAGTGTTCAACGGATTGCATCAAGACAGTGCCACCACCAAAATGAACATGACTTCCATGCTAAATATGGCAACCTGATCCTTGTTTCTGGGGCAGTATTCTGTACTTCAATCTGGGCATATGTAAGTACTATTGGCATAAATTGATAGGGGGTatgcctggattctgtaaccggcgctgtTGGCAGCTACCAGTCATGTGTCAATCATATGTAcatacattaagatgacacctgcagacataagggatAATGTGGTGTAgattttgggtggattttggagggctctcCATACAATATAAGTAAAATGTGACATCTGTACCtaggacttttaatgtgaaattcagtACAGTACTTCTTAGAAGGGCCCCTCTGCTATGCTTAGCTggctgaacagtttgctaagaacttgcttttctgtgtttttcatgtctacataggtcattctcaaaagaaaaagatggacatcttgctgttttaaaaatttgatgttttctctaTTGGATTTCTTGACGCCTTTtctaaaacatccaaactcagacttggGCATCCAATCGAAAATGTCTCTCCACGTACACATATCCGTGTTGCTTGTGGGCTATTTGTGTGTTGGTTGTGGTTGCATGTTTGTGTTATTGATGCTCTTTATGTGACAGTGTTAAAGTATATGTTGTAAATTGGGTAGTTTGGGGGGCTTAGAGCAATTTGCAAGGGGAGTAGGTCTTGTGGTTGGGGCAGTTGCAGGGGGTGGGGATAGTAGAGAACAGAGGCAGTTTGAAAGGAGAGATAAACTATACTTTTACAGTATGTAAGCTTGCATCCTGGAGTGCCTGCTTCCATAGAAATGCACTGGGCCATTTTTGTAGGGAACTTTATTTTTTAACTCATTTTACATACATCCTAAGTTTCATCCCATTCTGTTAATTTTTTGGAGGAATTTTTATCTATGGACAAATACTCTTGACCTTTTAATGTAAATGTTTCAACTTCCAATTGGAACAAATAAGACAGTAATACATCAAAATTAATCAGCTGACCCATTTTTGTACTGGCTAAATCCATGAGTTTTGGCACAGGAATAAGTTACAATAAATTAATCTTGCGTTGATGGATGAAATTAATCGCATGGCTGAAAATTGACAAAAAATACAGTGAGTTTTGGAAAAGTGCTCTTCAATTATGTTAGAATTCCATATAATGAAGCTTCAATTTGGGGAAATAGAATATCCTTCCACATaatctcctccctttttactaaaccggcCACCAACTTTAGATGTTAGGAGTCCTTTTTATTTCCTCCCACAATTAACATTTCTTAGGCTGACTAGCTGTAGAGAACCGAATGGAGGCAGTTACCTGTTTCCACAAAGAAAAGACAAAACCACTAGCCTCATTAATAGTAACAGTAGCCTACGTGCAATCTACTGGTCTGTTCACTGAAGTTAGATGTCTCTATTAGGGAAGATCTACTTACTCTGGAAGGGGACTTGATGCTGGTCCATAAGACCTTGAGTATTCCCCACAGCAGATCTTCCTAGATTATTTCCCTTTTTTGTCCATTTCCATGCTCAAAGGGGCATTCCTCTTTGTGTGCACATCTGTTACTGCGTTCCGCGGTACACACTTTTGCTTTTAAATGGCTAGGTTGGATGTCAATGATGTTAGCCCAGTATGTGTCTGTGTTCCACAAAACTAGGGACAGTGTACACTACCTCTGTCATGACATCCCTCGCaggttgtggatgggcagactggatgggccatttggcctttatctgccatcttgtaaGGAAAAGTATAGAAATTATGCTTTGTGCTTAACTGTctagtctttaaattttttcagTGGTTGCACTATTTTATGTTTGGTAGATGTGACACTGATTTGAGATGTTTACTGACAGCACACAGTATGTACTCTGTTGCAGGGCCTGTTTTATTGTTAACTGTTAAATAACCCCCTGAGTCAGTAAATTCTTCAGTTGTTTTAACATTTTCTGCTGCTGTGAATTGACTTCATTGTCGGTTCCATCTTGCTGTATTTCAGTACTTCATTTTTTCACTCGGTGGATTTTATTTTACCCTGTATGCACAAAGTTTTACTGAACAGTTCCCTGGAATACCAAGTTAACAGCACACAAACATGGTTAAGGAAAACCTGTCTCTTTTataatacatattttttttttattactaacTAGATTATGGGCTACTATTCTAATctgtataaatataaaaaagtaaagatacttacttacctgtagcaagtgTTCGCCAAGGACTGCAAGCATATATTCTCATATGTTGGTGATTTCATCCATGGAACTCAGTTCAGACATTGCCATGTGCAATATTACTTTAAATGTTTAAACCAGGCTTGCCCAACCTTTTTCTACTGGGAgccatattttatattttgtaacattcagAGGACCAAAACTCATTTTatcaaatagtggcaaaatacAATGGTgtggtcctctctctctctagggAGGGGGTACATGAGCGAGAGCAGGTAGACTGAATGAAGGATGTGGATAAGATGAGAGACTGGTTGTGAGGGTACAACAAACTATTgtattttgccactatttgacAAAGCATATGGCAGAATACAAAAATGCATGTTTTTGCCCTCCGAATGGtagaaaatataaaatgtggcccctgataaaggttggacaagcctgcaTGACTCATCAAGGTGGTTCATAGTATtttgtaattatttttatctATCTATAACCCATTTATAGCCCTTTGTTCTAACAAGAGAAAATAAAAATTCTCTACACTTGCTAAACAAATGTTGTGCTGATATGCGTTTACCTTTAGAAATCAAGATGTGTGGCAACTAAaccatttattattattttttttaatcttgtgcCTGCTTTCTTTCAGCAGTCACTTTCATATTTAATCTTCTAAGCAAGTTAATGTTTGATTTTTAAATTGAGTTAAATATATATGAATACACACACTTGCAGATTTCCCTGgatatttcttttcttcagagGTACAATAATTACATGTTTAGAGGCAAACACCTGAGAATAAGGTGGTAGAACAGAAGTCTAAGCTctgattgttgttgtttttggtgGTTGTTTTTTGCAGAGCATTTTAGAGACTGGCAGTTAGGTGAAAAAGCCTTGCATCTTGATCAGATTCTTAGGAAGCTGATTTGTAGAATTTTATCATGCAATAATCAGATctttttaggggtttttttagttattggcttttacctttttagttttattcaatttgtttttttaactattgtaaactgcatagaactttacggccttgcggtatataaactgttattattatttattattatgtagCTTAAATGCATTGCTAAGGTTGATATTGGAATGATAGTACCTGACTGTAGGTATTGTGTGACCTTCATGTGGTTGACCCTAGGCTTTCCTATCAAATACTTTGTGTAGCGCTTTCCTTTATGTTGGATTTTAGACTGTAAACTTTGATCTGCAACAGGGCAGTTAAAGGTGGTATAGAAAGtaccaataaaaaataaatatcctGTATAATTTTGGAACCCTCCAACCAGTTCAGGGAGTCTTGAGGCCAGCAGTAATATAGCCTGGATTAATTTTGTTATGAGAATATGTTCAGAGCTATCCACTTAATTAATCCTCATAGATGAGTACAGCATGCAAGTTACTAAGCTATTGGTTTCTCTGGATAATATATGTTGTCTCATCATGCAAAAGTAGCGATAGGTGCATGGAAGTCTCCCAAGGGATCTGGAGAGATAGATGGTAAGTCTGCTCAAAATGGGAAATAAGCACAAATGATTTACAATGTTGAGGCAGAGAACCAAGATCAGTGCAATACTGTAAACCCAAACTAGGAGTGAATTGGGCTGTTTGGATGGAACTTATGGTCCACATCAGTATGGTTGAGGACTATTAAATTGGCTTCTTGTTTTTCAGGTTATAACACAGACTGGAATTACTTGGAATTTGTCCCCTGTTGGCAGAGTTACACCAAAGGAATGGAAGGATCAGTAAATTCATCTCTTCTGGTGCTGGAGCAATTTTGCACTGTCTTGTCTGTTAAAATCAAACTTGACTATGCTGTTTAGATAAAGGCATTACTTCCTTAGCACCATGCCATAGTTGTTAATATGAAAgtgtaataaatattttaacaTCTTTAATTTTGCTAATTCGTCTA
The nucleotide sequence above comes from Geotrypetes seraphini chromosome 5, aGeoSer1.1, whole genome shotgun sequence. Encoded proteins:
- the LOC117361645 gene encoding cytochrome c oxidase subunit 7B, mitochondrial; this encodes MFPLAKSALALTARSVQRIASRQCHHQNEHDFHAKYGNLILVSGAVFCTSIWAYVITQTGITWNLSPVGRVTPKEWKDQ